GGACGTCGTCGCCATCGAGCGCACGCGCGAGTTCCGCGGGCTCTACCATGTCCTCGGCGGGGCCATCAGCCCCATCGACGGCATCGGACCGGACGACCTCCGCATCCGCCAGCTCATGCAGCGCCTCGCCGACGCCACGGTCACCGAGGTCATCATCGCCACGGACCCGAACCTGGAGGGCGAGGCGACCGCCACCTACCTCTCGCGGCTGCTCTCCACCTTCGACATCCGCGTCACGCGCCTCGCCTCCGGCCTCCCCGTCGGCGGCGACCTCGAGTACGCCGACGAGGTCACCCTCGGCCGCGCCTTCGAGGGCCGGCGCCTCGTGGGGGAGTGAGCGGCGCGGCCGCACCCGGCGTCATGCGCCGGATCCCCGAGCACCCCCGCCGTACAATCGTGAACCGGGCCGCCCGCGCCCACCCGAACCCCAGGAGTCGCCCGTGAGCCTCATCGTGCAGAAGTTCGGCGGATCGTCGGTGGCCGATGCCGAGAGCATCAAGCGCGTCGCGAAGCGCATCGTCGCCACGCGC
This is a stretch of genomic DNA from Clavibacter zhangzhiyongii. It encodes these proteins:
- the recR gene encoding recombination mediator RecR, with protein sequence MYEGIVQELIDELGRLPGIGPKSAQRIAFHILQTETFDVSRLAEVLTVVRDKVRFCAICGNVSEEETCGICRDPRRSPATICVVEEAKDVVAIERTREFRGLYHVLGGAISPIDGIGPDDLRIRQLMQRLADATVTEVIIATDPNLEGEATATYLSRLLSTFDIRVTRLASGLPVGGDLEYADEVTLGRAFEGRRLVGE